ATTGTCGTGTTCGCGCATATCCCGCTGTGGGCGCTCTATCCGCAATGGGGCTGGGGCACCGACGACAGCGCGCAGGCGCTCGCGCTCCTGAAACGCTTCGGCTCGGTGACGGTATTGAACGGCCACGTGCATCAAGTGGCGCAAAAGGTGGAGGGAGACATGCGCTTCTATTCGGCGCTGTCGACGGCGTTTCCGCAACCCGCGCCGGGCGCGCCGTCCGGCCCCGGTCCGATGAAGGTGCCGGCGGATCAGTTGCGCACGATGCTCGGCCTGCGCGAAGTCACGCATATCGCGGGGCGCGGGCAACTGGCCGTCACCGACACGTCGCTGGCAGGAGCGCAAGCATGAATATCGACACAATTTCGAACTACGTTTCGCCTGCCAATCTGCGCCCGCTCGCCGGCAAGTTTCTGCGCAAGGCGGTGTTTGCGCTCGTCGTGAAAGGCGTGATCGGCGTGATTCCGACGGCATGCGCGCAGGCGCCCGCGCAACAGATCGCGGCGGTCGCGGCGCCGACCATTTCCATCGACAACTTCGCGTTCAGCCAGCAGGCGATCACCGTGCCGGTCGGCACCAAGGTGACATGGGTAAATCACGACGACATGCTGCACACCGTCGCCGACGAGGGCAAGAGCTTCAAGTCCGACCCGCTCGACAGCGGCGACAGCTTCTCGCATGTGTTCGACAAGCCGGGCACGTACAAGTACTTCTGCTCGCTGCATCCGCACATGACGGGGACGGTAGTGGTGCAATGAGCGCGCCGCGCGCGTGGCTTCAGCCGCGGGCCTTCGCGATTGCGGCGAGATTGCCCTCGCCGAATCCGTGATGCCCGCGCCGCTCGACGATCTCGAAGAACATGTCGCCGGGCCGGCGTTCAACGAAGGTTTGCAGGAAAAGCTGCGGCGTGCCGTCGGGCAGAATCTCGCCATCGACAAGAATGCCGCGCGTGCGCAGATTCTCGACATCGAGACCGTGGCCGGGAAGGCGCTCGTCGATCTCGTCGTAATAGCGCGGCGGCGGCTGCAGAAAACGCACGCCGCGCGCGAGTAACGCATCGACGGATGCGAAGATATCCGCCGACGCGAGCGCGATATGCTGCACGCCCTCGCCTTCGTGATCGGGCAGATACTGCTGCATCAGGTCCGTGCGATACGTGCCTTCCTCATACACCGGAATGCGGATCGA
This portion of the Caballeronia insecticola genome encodes:
- a CDS encoding cupredoxin domain-containing protein, which encodes MNIDTISNYVSPANLRPLAGKFLRKAVFALVVKGVIGVIPTACAQAPAQQIAAVAAPTISIDNFAFSQQAITVPVGTKVTWVNHDDMLHTVADEGKSFKSDPLDSGDSFSHVFDKPGTYKYFCSLHPHMTGTVVVQ